A region of Pempheris klunzingeri isolate RE-2024b chromosome 15, fPemKlu1.hap1, whole genome shotgun sequence DNA encodes the following proteins:
- the LOC139213870 gene encoding aquaporin-1-like, with the protein MQLVAVVCEYTHFTELKNPQPDSHTATTMREFKSKEFWRAVLAELVGMTLFIFLSISTAIGNVNNSNPDQEVKVSLAFGLAIATLAQSLGHISGAHLNPAVTLGMLASCQISVFKAVMYIVAQMLGSALASGIVYGARPSTTDALGLNSLNGVTPSQGVGIELLATFQLVLCVIAVTDKRRRDVTGSAPLAIGLSVCLGHLAAISYTGCGINPARSFGPALILNDFTNHWVYWVGPMCGGVAAALIYDFLLSPKFDDFPERMKVLVSGPVGDYDVNGGNDTTTVEMTSK; encoded by the exons ATGCAGCTTGTCGCTGTTGTTTGTGAGTACACACACTTTACAGAGCTCAAAAACCCACAGCCAGACAGCCACACTGCCACCACCATGAGAGAGTTCAAGAGCAAGGAATTCTGGAGGGCCGTTCTGGCCGAGCTGGTTGGCATGAcccttttcattttcctcagcATCTCCACAGCTATTGGGAACGTGAACAACAGCAACCCAGACCAGGAGGTGAAGGTGTCACTGGCCTTCGGACTGGCCATCGCCACGCTGGCTCAGAGTTTAGGCCACATCAGTGGAGCCCACCTGAATCCTGCAGTTACCCTCGGGATGCTTGCCAGTTGCCAGATCAGCGTTTTCAAGGCAGTCATGTACATTGTGGCCCAGATGCTGGGTTCAGCTCTGGCCAGTGGTATTGTGTATGGAGCACGTCCAAGTACCACTGATGCACTGGGGCTCAACTCT CTCAACGGTGTCACTCCCAGCCAAGGCGTGGGCATAGAGCTCCTGGCAACCTTCCAGCTGGTGCTGTGTGTCATTGCAGTAACTGATAAAAGGCGCCGTGATGTCACCGGCTCAGCACCCTTGGCCATTGGCCTCTCAGTTTGCCTGGGACACTTGGCAGCT ATCAGCTACACAGGCTGTGGCATCAATCCCGCTCGCTCCTTTGGTCCGGCTTTGATCCTGAACGATTTCACAAACCACTGG GTGTACTGGGTGGGGCCAATGTGTGGCGGTGTAGCAGCAGCCCTCATATACGATTTCCTGCTGTCCCCCAAATTTGACGACTTCCCCGAGCGCATGAAGGTGCTGGTCAGCGGCCCAGTGGGTGACTATGACGTAAACGGAGGCAATGACACTACAACTGTGGAGATGACGTCAAAATAG
- the LOC139213801 gene encoding aquaporin-1-like encodes MSEIKIWAFWRAVLAEFLGMIIFVFIGLSAAIGDWNNSYPDQEIKVAFAFGFAIATLAQCIGHISGAHLNPAITLGLLASCQMSVLRAFFYIIAQLLGAVAGSAIVYGIKPETTDSLGVNKLNGISQGQGFGVEFLLTLQLVLCVLAVTDKRREVGGFAPLAIGLSVGLGHLAGISYTGCGINPARSFGPAIIQESFDDHWVYWAGPVSGGVVAALLYNYLLAPRDEPFSEQTRVLFCGSTLKNQIHEPLLEDGKEQSKEDV; translated from the exons ATGTCAGAGATTAAAATTTGGGCATTTTGGAGGGCAGTTCTGGCTGAGTTCCTGGGAATGatcatctttgttttcattgGCCTCTCGGCTGCAATAGGGGACTGGAATAATTCATACCCTGACCAGGAGATAAAAGTGGCATTTGCTTTTGGTTTTGCCATTGCCACATTAGCCCAGTGTATAGGACACATTAGTGGTGCCCACCTGAACCCTGCCATCACCCTGGGTCTCCTGGCCAGCTGCCAGATGAGTGTCCTCAGGgcttttttttacataatagCTCAGCTTTTGGGAGCAGTGGCTGGCAGCGCTATTGTTTATGGTATTAAGCCAGAAACCACAGATTCACTCGGTGTAAACAAG ctaaatggaattagCCAAGGCCAAGGTTTTGGTGTAGAATTCCTCCTCACCCTCCAGTTGGtcctgtgtgtgcttgcagTCACAGACAAAAGGCGTGAAGTCGGTGGATTTGCACCACTGGCGATCGGATTGTCTGTAGGGCTGGGACACCTCGCTGGA ATCAGCTACACAGGATGCGGCATCAACCCAGCTCGATCTTTTGGGCCTGCGATCATACAGGAGTCTTTTGATGATCATTGG GTGTATTGGGCAGGACCAGTCAGTGGGGGTGTGGTGGCAGCTCTTCTTTATAATTATCTGCTGGCACCCAGAGATgagcccttcagtgaacaaacaagAGTCCTGTTCTGTGGTTCAACATTGAAAAATCAAATTCATGAGCCCCTTCTAGAGGATGGTAAAGAGCAGTCAAAAGAGGATGTCTga
- the LOC139213800 gene encoding aquaporin-1-like, whose amino-acid sequence MTEIKRWVFWRAVAAEFVGMLLFIFIGITAIIGKDEKSPPNEKVPQELKVSLTFALAIATLAQSLGHISGAHLNPAVTLGLLVSCQISAIRCVCYILAQVLGAVAASAIVNGYGRSTSLGVNKLTRVTAGQGFVIEFLATLQLVLCVIAVTDKRRGDVKGSAPLAIGLSVGLGHFAAISFTGCGINPARSFGPAVIRGEMENHWVYWLGPLCGGIAAALIYDFLLCPRIQNFRTRRSVLLNGLEDENDAGEIRREDDTSPGPSQWPKQ is encoded by the exons atgacagaaataaaacgctgggtgttttggagggctgtggctgcagaattTGTTGGCATGTTACTGTTTATATTCATCGGTATAACTGCGATCATTGGAAAAGATGAGAAAAGTCCTCCAAATGAGAAGGTTCCCCAGGAGTTGAAGGTCTCGCTGACTTTTGCGTTGGCCATCGCCACACTGGCTCAGAGTTTGGGGCACATCAGTGGAGCACACTTGAACCCTGCTGTCACTTTGGGCCTGCTGGTCAGCTGCCAGATCAGTGCCATCAGGTGTGTCTGCTACATCTTGGCTCAGGTGCTTGGAGCAGTTGCAGCTAGTGCTATTGTGAATGGATATGGACGCAGCACGTCCCTTGGTGTTAACAAG CTAACTAGAGTGACTGCAGGACAAGGCTTCGTCATCGAATTCCTTGCCACCCTTCAGCTGGTTCTGTGTGTGATAGCAGTGACTGATAAGCGACGGGGTGATGTTAAAGGTTCTGCACCGCTGGCTATTGGGCTGTCAGTGGGACTCGGGCATTTTGCAGCT ATAAGCTTCACTGGATGTGGTATCAATCCTGCTCGCTCCTTTGGACCAGCTGTGATACGAGGTGAAATGGAGAACCACTGG GTGTACTGGCTGGGCCCCCTGTGTGGCGGCATAGCAGCAGCCCTTATCTATGACTTCCTTCTGTGTCCACGAATACAAAACTTCAGAACGCGCAGGAGCGTCCTGCTAAATGGTCTGGAAGATGAAAACGATGCAGGTGAAATAAGAAGAGAAGACGACACCAGCCCAGGGCCAAGTCAGTGGCCAAAACAGTGA